Part of the Acropora palmata chromosome 10, jaAcrPala1.3, whole genome shotgun sequence genome, AAGCATAAGGCAAATGAAGTACCGTgatctctttttgttctgtGAAATAATGCCATTACTGTTCTTTGCTAGCTGATAACTATTGCTCATTGAATGAAGCTTAAATCACCTTGAATTTTGAAGGTTCAGATAGATTTCTTAAGATTAAAggttttaaataataattattcaaaagcTCTCTCTTGGGGTAAGTCACTTCAAAGACAAATACTTAAGTTGATAAAAATGTGATATCTTTCAAGATAAATGTGCTTAGACCCAAACCTGTTGCTTTGTGGTTCTTGTTGGGATCACAGAGTAATGAACATCTTTCATTGCCCTCTCAATAACACCAACTGGGTAGGGTCGTTTTGTCTCTGGGTTGACACATTTATCAGCCACTATTGTTGCAATGTCTCTAAACATTGACTCCAGCTGTgtatttctctctttttctgaCACCTGAAGTTCTCCCTTTGCTAGAATCTTTAGAGAAGAATATTTTCAGTAATACCTGCCTATGTTGATAAGAAGAATTTAACAAATAACTAAACAATAATTTGTCAAGGCACTAAGTATAAGTCTGGTCTTAAATGAATGTTTAGGTTAAGGGTAATATATTCAGCACACATGGTCTAAGTGCTAACTTACTGGCAAGATGAGCTTGGGGTTAGCCAACTAACCACTCAAAGCAATGCCAGACATTATAACCATTTCACAGTCCACCATCTGCCACAGTGAATGACAAGGAAGCCAATGAAAACTTACCAATAATTCATATCTACTGAAAGAGAGGAGAACAGAGTTTGGACAGAGAGGGAGGGGGGGAGGACAAGCCAATGCTTTAACCACCAAAAATGCAACAGAGCAGGTTGGAGCTAGGAGATTATGGAAATTCAAATTAAGCAAAGTTGGGGCAAGGAAAGATGCTTTCAGAAAGcctttttaacattaatttattcTTCAACCACCCCTTGTTGAGAAAACGATAATGTTCTCTCCAATtattgaaatagaaaaaatatcgaataaaagtaaacaataaaCACTGTAAAATTCTCACTACCTGTAAACAAATTTCTGATTGCTCAGCGGTTCCAAATGCTCGCATTAAGTCCTCATTTTTGGCTACTTGCCCTTTGGATACATTTGTGAAAACTGTGTGGGTTTGAAGGACTTCATCAATATCTTTTTCTCtgataaatgaataaataaaaaattcagtgATGTATCctaggaaaataaaaaattgtccgtagttaaaagaaaaagtgatgTTAAAATTGGTAATACTAAATTTGATACCCACACTTTATTCCTCCAAGACATGACCTTGTTTTTATAACAAGCAATTTCAAAACGCTTCCCTGCTTTTTTCAATCTTACCACTGCCACATTTGTCAGTTTAACTTGATTAGTCGGTGTAAAAATCgacattgtttttctttaactaTGCTTTCCTTTCATGAGCAACTGCGAAGCAACAACCTCGTAAACCTGTTAGCGTTATATACTTCATGTAATTAAAACATTGTTTCTCCGTTAAATTCACAGCGCTCACTATCTCCGGAATCTGGAATCTGCTGTCATATTTCAAATAAACTTCCTTAAAATATCAGTTCTGTAAAAATAAAGAgattttctgtcttttttcgCTCATCAttcataatttttaacaaGCAACTTAAGATAAATGCAAGGTCATGAATGCTGCTGATATGGCAAATTAGTTAATTAAATCGAAATTTGGGTTCTGGAagaataatgataaaataatgcGTATCATGACAAATACTCAAGGGGTAAagaaagagtattatggtaatTTCAAAGCGccttattttctttgaagaaTCTGTTCATGCTTAGCTTGCCTACATCGAGTTCCTGTTATGGTTGCAAGCGCTAACGGAGTTAGGAGGATTGGATTTTGGAGAAGTCGGATCAGCGCGCGCACAGTGTTATGATGTCATTCATAATGGTGcagaaaaaagttaaaaaaaggcCACCCTTCAAAACACAGAACAGGCAAGATTATAAACTTTGTTCTCCTTCCTCGAAGGTAAGAGGTTTTCTTGGAACGTCCAAAGGAATGAAAAGAACGTAACCGATTTCGCGCGCTTTCTCCACGCTCACTCACAGGATAACCAAGCAATGTCTACCTCGTTCTGGCCCTCGCCCCAGGATAATTCGAGCACACAGCTCGTTTACGTTAACtttttactgttttgtttAGTTCTTTTCACGCTTAATTGCGGTGCTCCGAGGAAAGACAtacacatatttttttttaaaaaggagTACCAACGGACTGTTCTCTTGGGTGCATAGGAGATCGCGCATGCTTGTGAACTGATCGAGTACCTTGCAACTggcgaaaattttcaaagagaGATCTTGCGAGAACGATGCGGCTACTACGCAACCGTTCTGATCAAGCTTCCTGAAGGCATTTACCTACATGTTTGTCACATGGTTTTTGGGGGAAGTACTGCTGTTATCGAGCGGTAATATCAACAGAGATCCATCACgtttttgaaaggaaagaagTCTCGGGATCGCTCAACTTCCAACGTGTTTCTTGTGTTCTTGTATTCGGATTAAACAATGAATGGATGTTTATGTTATTCCTCGGAACTTCACATTCTCGAACATAAACTGATAGTTTCTAACCTGAAGAAAGAAGCCATCTCACTTTACACTCACGCGCTTATAAAAATTTCATTGCTGCCTCGATCAAAGTGAGTATTCAGTTTACTTTTATGGCCTTTTCTGTAGCACTGTTTGTGGTAAACCCTGTTTGTTCTTTGTCTTTATTTGATTCACTTTCTTAGCAggtttattattaaatttcttGTTGTAACTGTGTGTTTGAGGCTTTCTGCGCTCGGTTTGTCATTTTCTGCTTGTAAATTTATCACTGGGtttggatgtttttttttttacgcgctattcgttttctttcccgctcttaattcttttttttatcatttattcAGCAAATCTAATCAGATTGATTCCACCATAGGCCAAGATTTTTTAGCTTTACTGAAACTCGAGATGGCTACACAATAATTGTGGAGGATGATCTTTGTAAAGGTACGTGTGCGTTCTGGTAACTTGTGTGTCCATGTTTGTGTTATTGAAGTGTTCCGGAAAAGAGCGACGAGCGAGAAAGTATAAAGTCGTAAGAGACGATTTCCTCATCTTTGTCAAAGTAATAAAATCCATTAAAAAGTTACTTCGCAAGCTCATggctgaaaaataattgttgtcAGGGTTTTGATTTTACTTTTGTGTCATACTTTGCGTGACAAGATCTTCGAGAGATCAATCTACAcgtgttgaaaaaaaaaattgattacgCTGCGCAGTGAAATCAGAGCACCTTTGCTTTGGGCAAAACTAATATCTAATAAGATCTTATTGAAATGAACCCATAAATTACGAATAATGCGTGCAGCTCCCAAGGCAgaagaaattttaattaactTGATTGACTTTCGTTTCATCGGACTTGGGATTTCTTGAAATTAGTAGTACCCCAAATACAATGAGATGTTGCAAAACGACAAAAATTTCGTTGCTTGTTTTACTTTCTCCTTCTCCTCTGATAATTGCAACCTGGGGATATTTTCATATGTTAAATCGGATTTACTTGACTAACTGTAACTAGTCAAATGAATTCCCAGAAGCTAGTGAACCCCAagtattttcttcatttcaattttattagTTATGCTTTATTAGTCagtgtattaatttttaaactaaGATGAACCTTGGCAGAAGACTATTATTTCACTGTATGGAgtgctgcaaacaaagaaaaagaaaggttcTGCCAAGTGAAGCATagagtttttttctgttgttgctgtttttctttgtgcaaGAGGAAATGAAGCGAAAACTCTCAATgaagttaatttttaattttgtaattaactttgtagtattttgaaaagctCTTGCTGAGCTCATGCTATTACTGTTTTCAGAAACATTATTTCAGTCTGATGCTCTCATAGTTCTTATACCATACTTTTTGTGTTGACTTACAGTTTCATTTAAAGGACTTTTAGTTTTCAAgtctcatttttaatttaggcAGGTCTTAATTACTGTTGCACAAGGCTTATGTCAAATCTTAGGCTTATCTTCCATTTTCCTTGGACCAGTATGAAATTTGTGAGTTGTAAACCACAAGGGAAAGATTAATagtggttttgaaaacaaagtgcACAGATTCCCATGAAACTCTTGTGTTCCTGAGCAGTTTGTCATGTTGATACTAGAACATCCTCTTAAATGGTGTATGAAGCTAAAAACTTTATACAAATTCTTggctttctttaatttcataATGTTTAAGAAAAGTTATACTTTAAAATGGACTTTCGTCAttatattaataaaaaaaattatgggGAAATTGTTTGAAACTATTTGTCTTTACAAAAGTCTATTTGAACAatcttttttctccttttctttcaaCCCACAGAACTTCCTCATACTGAGAGTATTGACATGCCTGATCTTGTGTGGCGAGTACTGTCTGTTTCTGCAGGTGCATATGGCAACAATCAACTGACTGGAATCAGTAGAATTGTCAAGACTGTAATCACTCCTTTAGCAGACTGCAAAGTGTCAGTACTGGTCATATCAACATACCAATCAGATTTTGTCTTGGTAGGTTTGTTGGATGTATCACTTTGACATGTTTACCAAGACTGTTACGGGTAAAATGATTCTAAAGGTATCCCCTTGTCATGTGTTACTGACATGCCTCTAAGGAGAGTTCATCCCATGGGTTTATTGTACTTATTGCAGCAGAAAATAACGGATATTTTGAAAGATTATTTCATAAGCTATTCATTATTCCAAATTCTATCAAGGACGAGACACCTCAGCCTACACTTttcactaataataattatttattgatgtTAAAACAAACTGAGGTAAAGAAATCATCACTGCAGTGCATCAGTGATAAATTAGAGTGcttctttaataataataaaataataacaataatgaataTTTATCCAGGGTAACCCTTCAGTACAAAGTACTGTTATCAACGGGGTCCTGCAAATTGGATTAGACTAAGAGTCAATttttttgaggagggaggaaaccggagtgcccagAGAAAACCTTccaagtcaggttgagatccactgaaactcaatccacatacaacatttgtagtagaggtggaaggagtgattgatgtccactacgccagtctgacttcccaaggattacagcacagggtattttatctagatggtcactcatccagatatcaaccgttgtttccctttggtgatagctgTACATCCATTATCATTGCAatatgcattaattttgttagaAGATGTATCAATCTTGATCTTACATATTTCCTCTCTTTTACATGAATCTTTCAGGTTAAAGAGGTTGATCTTGATACTGCAATTAAATGCTTGGCTCgcaattacaaaatatttaaagatAGTGGATCAGGATTGGAACCTGTGATCTTGTCCATTGGTGACAGAATGGATGGgatgacaaaaatgattgAGAGGAAAGCAGGTAATGCCATGTGTAGTTATTGAAAGAAAGTCTCTTTTTTGAACAAATGAACTTTCATTGTTCCACATATTTGGTCATTATAACTCTTATTAATTTACCTTTCTTTAGATAAACACAGACCAATTGTTCACCCCTTTACATGTGCAAAGAACAGATTTCATGTCACAAGTTTGGATTGCAGGATATTACCAAGTTtaacctctattttaattgaTCTGATGTTTTACTCAAAGTAAGTACTTGGAGTGATATTTCTACCATCACCACTTCTGCTCATCCTTAATGTTCTACTATTTCTTCTGAAACTGCTAATaataagttattttaattcaATAGTAGA contains:
- the LOC141895535 gene encoding cytosolic arginine sensor for mTORC1 subunit 1-like isoform X4, with product MNGCLCYSSELHILEHKLIVSNLKKEAISLYTHALIKISLLPRSKPRFFSFTETRDGYTIIVEDDLCKELPHTESIDMPDLVWRVLSVSAGAYGNNQLTGISRIVKTVITPLADCKVSVLVISTYQSDFVLVKEVDLDTAIKCLARNYKIFKDSGSGLEPVILSIGDRMDGMTKMIERKADKHRPIVHPFTCAKNRFHVTSLDCRILPSLTSILIDLMFYSNSPEDQGCESFFHLSIVEGDISLVLDSEALSRFPKGSLYTNTHDEGWKMIRVGDTPLGFDEFGVAAQIAEPLADVQMSTYYISTYGLGHTLRRVVLLHSYLSH
- the LOC141895535 gene encoding cytosolic arginine sensor for mTORC1 subunit 1-like isoform X3, with protein sequence MNGCLCYSSELHILEHKLIVSNLKKEAISLYTHALIKISLLPRSKPRFFSFTETRDGYTIIVEDDLCKELPHTESIDMPDLVWRVLSVSAGAYGNNQLTGISRIVKTVITPLADCKVSVLVISTYQSDFVLVKEVDLDTAIKCLARNYKIFKDSGSGLEPVILSIGDRMDGMTKMIERKADKHRPIVHPFTCAKNRFHVTSLDCRILPSLTSILIDLMFYSNSPEDQGCESFFHLSIVEGDISLVLDSEALSRFPKGSLYTNTHDEGWKMIRVGDTPLGFEESGIVAQLSEPLTGVSTRTFYIGTFFYDHLLVPESEVEKATELLSSLQVR
- the LOC141895537 gene encoding ribosome maturation protein SBDS-like → MSIFTPTNQVKLTNVAVVRLKKAGKRFEIACYKNKVMSWRNKVEKDIDEVLQTHTVFTNVSKGQVAKNEDLMRAFGTAEQSEICLQILAKGELQVSEKERNTQLESMFRDIATIVADKCVNPETKRPYPVGVIERAMKDVHYSVIPTRTTKQQALEVIKKLKETMEIERAQMRLRIFIPSKEAKRVHDKLKANVSIVESEDWPGGDLEMVCLIDPGCYRIVDETIGSETRGRGTLEMISLKDIEEGDERLE
- the LOC141895535 gene encoding cytosolic arginine sensor for mTORC1 subunit 1-like isoform X1, which produces MNGCLCYSSELHILEHKLIVSNLKKEAISLYTHALIKISLLPRSKPRFFSFTETRDGYTIIVEDDLCKELPHTESIDMPDLVWRVLSVSAGAYGNNQLTGISRIVKTVITPLADCKVSVLVISTYQSDFVLVKEVDLDTAIKCLARNYKIFKDSGSGLEPVILSIGDRMDGMTKMIERKADKHRPIVHPFTCAKNRFHVTSLDCRILPSLTSILIDLMFYSNSPEDQGCESFFHLSIVEGDISLVLDSEALSRFPKGSLYTNTHDEGWKMIRVGDTPLGFDEFGVAAQIAEPLADVQMSTYYISTYGLGHTLVCIERWIDAVETKLLLQSARVLLATRLTMNMCQ
- the LOC141895535 gene encoding cytosolic arginine sensor for mTORC1 subunit 1-like isoform X2, which gives rise to MNGCLCYSSELHILEHKLIVSNLKKEAISLYTHALIKISLLPRSKPRFFSFTETRDGYTIIVEDDLCKELPHTESIDMPDLVWRVLSVSAGAYGNNQLTGISRIVKTVITPLADCKVSVLVISTYQSDFVLVKEVDLDTAIKCLARNYKIFKDSGSGLEPVILSIGDRMDGMTKMIERKADKHRPIVHPFTCAKNRFHVTSLDCRILPSLTSILIDLMFYSNSPEDQGCESFFHLSIVEGDISLVLDSEALSRFPKGSLYTNTHDEGWKMIRVGDTPLGFDEFGVAAQIAEPLADVQMSTYYISTYGLGHTLVPESEVEKATELLSSLQVR